The proteins below come from a single Sphingomicrobium sediminis genomic window:
- a CDS encoding replicative DNA helicase: protein MAEVVKLSEGGGPDEQKKLPANVEAEAALIGALMIDNRLVEDVQLKLRAEHFFEPLHGRIYDAILRMTDKNMVANPVTLKPMFEGDEAMKEVGGPAYLAKLTGSGASVIGARDFATQIYDLALLRALVGVGREMVEGALDTSDDVAPLDQVEQAETALYRVAEEGGAEGRAKSFGDASKAAILQAEKALQSGGHVSGLTTGIEGINAKVGGLHNSDLIILAGRPGMGKSSLAMNIAFATAQRGAQDERDGIPKEKRVGAPTAFFSLEMSADQLATRVLAEQSGVSAENLRMGKISKAEFKDLARASAELSNLPLYIDDTPALTIAALRTRARRLKRQKDIGMVIVDYLQLLSGSGRSSESNRVQEISEISRGLKQLAKELDVPVIALSQLSRAVEQREDKRPLLSDLRESGSIEQDADMVWFVYRPDYYVAMRQPSEDHPDFAMWQEEMERVYGTAELIVAKQRHGSTGRVKMLFDAKTTRFSDAPIDDAFAPERRG from the coding sequence ATGGCTGAAGTAGTGAAGTTGAGCGAGGGCGGGGGCCCCGACGAACAGAAGAAATTGCCGGCGAACGTCGAGGCGGAAGCGGCGCTGATCGGCGCGCTGATGATCGACAACCGGCTGGTCGAGGACGTGCAGCTGAAGCTGCGCGCCGAACATTTCTTCGAGCCGCTACATGGGCGTATCTACGATGCGATCCTGCGCATGACCGACAAGAATATGGTCGCCAACCCGGTCACGCTGAAACCGATGTTCGAGGGCGACGAGGCGATGAAGGAGGTCGGGGGACCTGCCTATCTCGCCAAGCTGACCGGCTCGGGCGCAAGCGTCATCGGCGCGCGCGACTTCGCGACGCAAATTTACGACCTGGCCTTGCTGCGCGCGCTCGTCGGCGTGGGTCGCGAGATGGTCGAAGGCGCGCTCGACACGTCGGACGATGTCGCGCCGCTGGACCAGGTCGAGCAGGCCGAAACCGCGCTCTATCGCGTCGCCGAAGAGGGCGGGGCGGAAGGCCGCGCCAAGAGCTTCGGCGATGCCTCGAAGGCGGCGATCCTGCAGGCGGAAAAGGCGCTGCAGTCGGGCGGCCATGTATCGGGCCTGACCACCGGTATCGAGGGGATCAACGCCAAGGTCGGCGGTCTTCACAATTCGGACCTCATCATCCTCGCCGGACGTCCCGGCATGGGTAAGTCGTCGCTCGCCATGAACATCGCGTTTGCCACCGCGCAGCGCGGGGCGCAGGACGAGCGCGATGGGATTCCCAAGGAAAAGCGCGTCGGTGCGCCGACCGCCTTCTTCAGCCTGGAAATGTCGGCCGACCAGCTGGCGACGCGTGTGCTGGCCGAACAATCGGGCGTGAGCGCCGAGAATTTGCGCATGGGCAAGATTTCCAAGGCCGAATTCAAGGATTTGGCGCGCGCTTCGGCCGAATTGTCCAACCTGCCGCTTTATATCGACGATACGCCTGCGCTGACGATCGCAGCACTGCGAACGCGCGCGCGTCGTCTCAAGCGGCAAAAGGATATCGGCATGGTCATCGTCGATTACCTCCAGCTGTTGTCCGGCTCGGGCCGGTCTTCGGAATCCAACCGCGTGCAGGAAATCTCGGAGATTTCGCGTGGCCTCAAACAGCTCGCCAAGGAATTGGACGTGCCGGTGATCGCGCTGTCGCAATTGAGCCGTGCGGTCGAACAGCGCGAGGACAAGCGTCCGCTGCTCTCCGATCTTCGCGAATCGGGCTCGATCGAGCAGGACGCGGACATGGTCTGGTTCGTCTATCGCCCGGATTATTATGTCGCGATGCGCCAGCCGAGCGAGGATCATCCCGACTTCGCGATGTGGCAGGAAGAAATGGAGCGGGTCTACGGCACGGCCGAGCTGATCGTCGCCAAACAGCGTCACGGTTCGACCGGCCGCGTGAAGATGCTGTTCGACGCCAAGACGACGCGCTTCTCGGACGCGCCGATCGACGATGCCTTCGCGCCGGAGCGGCGCGGCTAG